One genomic segment of Oncorhynchus masou masou isolate Uvic2021 chromosome 16, UVic_Omas_1.1, whole genome shotgun sequence includes these proteins:
- the LOC135557430 gene encoding forkhead box protein A2-like, with protein MLSAVKMEGHEHSDWSAYYGEPECYTSVGNMTQHTGLGMNSMSTYMSMPGMTSTSNMSGSPMNMSYVNTGVNHSMAAMSPGSGAMHSMGAGMAGMSAALNPNMSPINTPSPSMNALTSYNNMSVMSPMYGQSNIRSRDPKTYRRSYTHAKPPYSYISLITMALQQSTTKMLTLNELYQWIQDLFPFYRQNQQRWQNSIRHSLSFNDCFLKVPRSPDKPGKGSFWTLHPDSGNMFENGCYLRRQKRFRCEKDLGRETGKKTPEGGSNSSPESCNGNESPHPTPSVKDVKRTVSNPKPRQQVMSPAEHALSPIPQTHHLLSQHHSVLVHEAHLKPEHHYSFNHPFSINNLMSSEQQHHHKMDLKTYEQMMQYGYGSPMSMGSMSAKTGLDVASTPTDTSYYQGVYSRPIMNSS; from the exons ATGCTAAGCGCTGTTAAAATGGAAGGACACGAGCATTCAGACTGGAGCGCTTACTACGGAGAGCCCGAG TGCTATACCTCAGTTGGAAACATGACACAACACACCGGTTTGGGAATGAACTCGATGAGCACCTATATGAGCATGCCTGGAATGACTTCAACCAGCAACATGTCAGGCAGCCCCATGAACATGTCATACGTCAACACGGGTGTGAACCACTCCATGGCCGCGATGTCACCGGGCTCCGGAGCCATGCACAGTATGGGAGCAGGGATGGCGGGCATGAGCGCGGCGCTGAACCCGAACATGAGCCCCATAAACACCCCGTCTCCATCGATGAATGCCCTGACCTCCTATAATAATATGAGCGTTATGAGCCCCATGTATGGACAGTCCAACATAAGATCAAGGGACCCCAAAACATACAGGAGAAGCTATACGCACGCCAAGCCCCCATATTCCTACATTTCTCTCATCACCATGGCTTTACAGCAGTCTACCACAAAGATGTTGACGTTGAATGAGCTATACCAATGGATCCAGGACCTCTTCCCCTTCTACAGACAGAACCAGCAGCGCTGGCAAAACTCTATCCGCCACTCTCTGTCCTTCAACGACTGCTTCCTCAAAGTGCCCAGGTCCCCGGATAAGCCGGGCAAAGGATCTTTCTGGACCCTTCACCCGGACTCGGGGAATATGTTTGAGAACGGCTGCTATCTCCGGAGGCAAAAGCGGTTCAGGTGCGAGAAAGACCTCGGCAGGGAGACCGGGAAGAAAACTCCCGAGGGCGGCTCTAACAGCAGCCCAGAGAGCTGTAATGGAAACGaatcaccccaccccaccccgtcCGTAAAAGACGTCAAGCGGACTGTATCTAACCCGAAACCCCGGCAGCAGGTAATGAGCCCCGCGGAGCACGCGCTCTCTCCTATCCCACAGACTCACCATCTTCTGTCTCAGCATCACTCGGTGCTCGTGCACGAAGCGCACCTGAAGCCGGAGCACCACTATTCATTCAATCACCCCTTCTCCATCAACAATCTAATGTCGTCGGAACAGCAGCATCACCACAAAATGGACCTAAAAACGTATGAACAGATGATGCAGTACGGCTATGGTTCACCGATGTCCATGGGCTCAATGTCGGCTAAAACGGGCTTAGATGTTGCTTCTACACCCACAGACACTTCTTACTACCAAGGTGTGTATTCGAGGCCAATCATGAACTCTTCTTGA
- the LOC135557432 gene encoding CCAAT/enhancer-binding protein zeta-like isoform X2, with translation MAPKGKNRKALAKTHFVNVKDEFENDNDGDEEEEINGDGPQPDDEFNLDEVLRLGGTRADFALLDAIIDENELIDGGKKGAIDDLEPGELETFITKLGIRSYKDQQIIPDEPTEEEKAEVSQKESKKADAKKAKSGDQKPKSEPKGKDLPATSTVETKNKQNKEAAKTSIPATGKKAKLNANVFEFQPRQLLLIKPGGKWFDLEYTAEGTSNPQDESQVSQYKALAIKLFEAETGLYKSKKNMQKGANSAWMKNVVSAGTLADRMAAMTVLIQDAPVQSIEHVENLVSMVKKKGSRRQGLMALDTLRELFMSDLLPVNRKLRTFAQHPFDKLEQKASGNKDARDRRLVLWYFEHLLKYHVAEFVVALDELAHDTVATTKAKSLATAHELLLNRPEQERALLIQVVNKLGDPEYKTAAKASYLLETLLHKHPNMKAVVCSEVERLMFRPNINLKAQYYAVCFLNQVLLSHDEAELASKLISIYFSFFRACIKKKDVESKMLSALLSGVNRAYPYAKAGDEKVKEQLDTLFKVVHLAKFNTAVQALMLLFQVMDSQQIVSDRYYVALYRKLMDPGLTLCSRQSMFLNLLYKSLKADIVLRRVKGFVKRLLQVSCEQNPTFACGALFLVSEVMKAKPGLKLLLQECGDGEEENFKDLKEEEDDEERFVDADKVEEGQREIIPKPTASSWVHHQNIDGGKSMDTYDPLHRNPLFCGADHTTLWELQRLSAHFHPSVSLFAKTILQGEFINYTGDPLQDFTLSKFLDRFVFRNPKQLTGKQNTDATVMQPKKKLTMNNIHNLPVNCEEFLSNKESQIPVDEVFFYRFFKKREAEKALRRPRGDGDNESVEDVDDDEFETLLDSYEGDSYFTDLPIDETDLDFAGNVKTKSKKGKKGGDEDESDLDDDLDDDLDDEEVSLGSMDEEDFGDELEEEGGAFMDPAGEDDDNEEVPELDDDSDDEMEVPNITPGSKKSKRKASEDLNYTGSLGSKPGKKHKGKKDTAMFASAEEFGFMLDENAGSKFDNIGMNAMANKDKAGVRQLKWEAQRDDWVRGRDVKTLRKKKAMFNKKKQFGKPPFGKSRAGRNTFKK, from the exons ATGGCACCGAAAGGAAAGAACCGTAAGGCATTAGCCAAAACACATTTTGTAAATGTAAAGGACGAGTTTGAAAATGACAACGATGGAGATGAGGAAGAAGAAATCAATGGAGATGGTCCTCAACCGGACGACGAATTTAATTTGGACGAGGTTTTACGTTTGGGTGGAACCCGA GCTGACTTTGCCCTGCTTGACGCCATCATTGATGAGAATGAGCTGATCGACGGTGGAAAGAAAGGAGCCATAGATGACCTTGAACCTGGCGAGTTGGAGACATTCATCACCAAGCTGGGCATCCGCTCATACAAAGACCAACAGATTATCCCAGATGAGcctacagaggaagagaaggcagAGGTGAGCCAAAAGGAGAGCAAAAAGGCTGATGCCAAGAAAGCCAAGTCAGGTGATCAGAAGCCCAAATCAGAGCCTAAAGGCAAGGACCTGCCTGCCACATCTACAGTGGAGACAAAGAATAAGCAAAATAAAGAGGCAGCAAAAACCAGCATCCCAGCCACTGGAAAGAAAGCTAAACTAAATGCCAACGTATTTGAGTTTCAGCCGAGGCAGCTGCTTCTGATCAAACCAGGTGGCAAGTGGTTTGACCTGGAGTACACTGCAGAGGGTACCTCTAACCCACAGGATGAGTCTCAAGTCTCCCAGTACAAGGCCCTGGCTATAAAGTTGTTtgaggctgagacagggctcTACAAGAGCAAGAAGAACATGCAGAAGGGGGCCAACTCAGCCTGGATGAAAAATGTGGTCTCCGCAGGCACACTGGCTGACAGGATGGCAGCCATGACAGTTCTGATCCAGGATGCCCCGGTACAGAGCATAGAGCATGTGGAGAACCTGGTCTCCATGGTGAAGAAGAAGGGAAGTCGCAGACAGGGGCTGATGGCTCTGGACACTCTCCGAGAGCTCTTCATGTCTGACCTGCTGCCAGTGAACCGCAAGCTCAGGACCTTCGCCCAGCATCCCTTTGACAAGCTGGAGCAGAAGGCGAGCGGGAACAAGGACGCGCGCGACCGCCGCCTCGTCCTGTGGTACTTTGAGCACCTTCTGAAGTACCACGTGGCCGAGTTCGTGGTGGCCCTGGACGAACTCGCCCACGACACGGTGGCAACCACCAAGGCTAAATCTCTGGCCACTGCCCACGAGCTGCTGCTCAACCGGCCCGAACAGGAGAGGGCCCTTCTCATCCAGGTGGTCAACAAGCTGGGAGACCCTGAGTACAAGACGGCAGCCAAGGCCTCGTACCTGCTGGAGACCCTGCTGCACAAGCACCCCAACATGAAGGCGGTGGTGTGCAGCGAGGTGGAGCGCCTCATGTTCCGGCCCAACATCAACCTGAAGGCCCAGTACTACGCCGTGTGCTTCCTCAACCAGGTGCTGCTGAGCCACGACGAGGCCGAGCTGGCCAGCAAACTCATCTCCATCTACTTCTCCTTCTTCCGAGCCTGCATTAAGAAGAAGGATGTGGAGTCCAAGATGCTGAGCGCCCTGCTGTCGGGCGTGAACAGGGCCTATCCCTACGCCAAGGCCGGGGACGAGAAGGTGAAGGAGCAGCTGGACACGCtgtttaaagtagtgcacctGGCAAAGTTCAACACTGCCGTCCAGGCTCTCATGCTGCTCTTCCAGGTGATGGACTCTCAGCAGATCGTCTCAGACCGCTACTATGTGGCTCTCTACAG GAAGCTCATGGACCCAGGTCTGACTCTGTGCTCCAGGCAGAGTATGTTCCTCAACCTGCTGTACAAGTCTCTGAAGGCAGACATCGTCCTGCGGCGGGTCAAGGGCTTTGTGAAGAGGCTGCTGCAGGTCAGCTGTGAGCAGAACCCTACATTTGCCTGCGGGGCTCTCTTCCTTGTATCAGAGGTCATGAAGGCCAAACCAGGCCTCAAGCTGCTGCTGCAGGAGTGTGGG GATGGTGAAGAGGAGAATTTCAAAGATCTTAaggaagaagaggatgatgaggagaggTTTGTAGATGCAGATAAGGTGGAGGAAGGTCAGCGTGAGATCATTCCGAAGCCCACTGCATCGTCGTGGGTACATCACCAAAACATTGATG GTGGGAAGAGTATGGATACCTACGACCCGTTACACAGGAACCCCCTGTTCTGTGGGGCTGACCACACCACGTTATGGGAGCTGCAAAGG CTCTCTGCACATTTCCACCCATCAGTGTCACTGTTCGCCAAGACAATCCTACAG GGAGAGTTCATCAACTACACAGGAGACCCTCTCCAGGACTTTACTCTCAGCAAGTTCTTGGATCGCTTCGTCTTCAGGAATCCCAAGCAACTGACGGGCAAAC AAAACACAGACGCTACAGTTATGCAGCCCAAAAAGAAGCTGACCATGAATAACATCCACAATTTACCTG TGAACTGTGAGGAGTTCCTGTCCAATAAGGAGAGTCAGATTCCTGTGGATGAGGTCTTCTTCTATCG GTTCTTCAAGAAACGAGAAGCGGAGAAGGCACTGCGTCGGCCGCGAGGAGATGGAGATAACGAGAGTGTGGAGGACGTGGACGATGATGAGTTTGAGACTCTGCTCG ATTCATACGAGGGAGACAGTTACTTCACTGACTTGCCAATTGATGAAACAGACCTGGACTTTGCAGG CAATGTTAAGACCAAATCTAAGAAGGGGAAGAAGGGTGGAGATGAGGATGAGTCGGACCTGGATGATGACTTGGATGATGATCTGGATGATGAGGAGGTGTCCCTTGGCAGTATGGACGAGGAGGACTTTGGAgatgaactggaggaggagggaggggcctTCATGGACCCTGCTGGGGAGGATGATGATAATGAGGAAG TTCCAGAACTTGATGATG ATTCTGATGATGAGATGGAGGTTCCAAACATCACTCCAGGTTCTAAAAAGAGCAAGAGGAAGGCATCAGAGGATCTTAACTACACTGGGTCTCTAG GTTCCAAACCAGGGAAGAAACACAAAGGAAAGAAGGACACAGCCATGTTTGCATCTGCTGAAGAG TTTGGATTTATGTTGGATGAAAATGCTGGCTCAAAGTTTGACAACATCGGCATGAATGCCATGGCCAACAAAGACAAAGCAG GTGTCAGGCAGCTCAAGTGGGAGGCCCAGAGAGACGATTGGGTCCGAGGTAGAGATGTCAAGACCCTACGGAAGAAGAAGGCCATGTTTAACAAGAAGAAACAGTTTGGCAAGCCACCATTTGGCAAATCAAGGGCTGGCAGAAATACTTTCAAGAAGTAG
- the LOC135557432 gene encoding CCAAT/enhancer-binding protein zeta-like isoform X1, with protein MAPKGKNRKALAKTHFVNVKDEFENDNDGDEEEEINGDGPQPDDEFNLDEVLRLGGTRADFALLDAIIDENELIDGGKKGAIDDLEPGELETFITKLGIRSYKDQQIIPDEPTEEEKAEVSQKESKKADAKKAKSGDQKPKSEPKGKDLPATSTVETKNKQNKEAAKTSIPATGKKAKLNANVFEFQPRQLLLIKPGGKWFDLEYTAEGTSNPQDESQVSQYKALAIKLFEAETGLYKSKKNMQKGANSAWMKNVVSAGTLADRMAAMTVLIQDAPVQSIEHVENLVSMVKKKGSRRQGLMALDTLRELFMSDLLPVNRKLRTFAQHPFDKLEQKASGNKDARDRRLVLWYFEHLLKYHVAEFVVALDELAHDTVATTKAKSLATAHELLLNRPEQERALLIQVVNKLGDPEYKTAAKASYLLETLLHKHPNMKAVVCSEVERLMFRPNINLKAQYYAVCFLNQVLLSHDEAELASKLISIYFSFFRACIKKKDVESKMLSALLSGVNRAYPYAKAGDEKVKEQLDTLFKVVHLAKFNTAVQALMLLFQVMDSQQIVSDRYYVALYRKLMDPGLTLCSRQSMFLNLLYKSLKADIVLRRVKGFVKRLLQVSCEQNPTFACGALFLVSEVMKAKPGLKLLLQECGDGEEENFKDLKEEEDDEERFVDADKVEEGQREIIPKPTASSWVHHQNIDGGKSMDTYDPLHRNPLFCGADHTTLWELQRLSAHFHPSVSLFAKTILQGEFINYTGDPLQDFTLSKFLDRFVFRNPKQLTGKQNTDATVMQPKKKLTMNNIHNLPVNCEEFLSNKESQIPVDEVFFYRFFKKREAEKALRRPRGDGDNESVEDVDDDEFETLLDSYEGDSYFTDLPIDETDLDFAGNVKTKSKKGKKGGDEDESDLDDDLDDDLDDEEVSLGSMDEEDFGDELEEEGGAFMDPAGEDDDNEEVPELDDGDFAFGDSDDEMEVPNITPGSKKSKRKASEDLNYTGSLGSKPGKKHKGKKDTAMFASAEEFGFMLDENAGSKFDNIGMNAMANKDKAGVRQLKWEAQRDDWVRGRDVKTLRKKKAMFNKKKQFGKPPFGKSRAGRNTFKK; from the exons ATGGCACCGAAAGGAAAGAACCGTAAGGCATTAGCCAAAACACATTTTGTAAATGTAAAGGACGAGTTTGAAAATGACAACGATGGAGATGAGGAAGAAGAAATCAATGGAGATGGTCCTCAACCGGACGACGAATTTAATTTGGACGAGGTTTTACGTTTGGGTGGAACCCGA GCTGACTTTGCCCTGCTTGACGCCATCATTGATGAGAATGAGCTGATCGACGGTGGAAAGAAAGGAGCCATAGATGACCTTGAACCTGGCGAGTTGGAGACATTCATCACCAAGCTGGGCATCCGCTCATACAAAGACCAACAGATTATCCCAGATGAGcctacagaggaagagaaggcagAGGTGAGCCAAAAGGAGAGCAAAAAGGCTGATGCCAAGAAAGCCAAGTCAGGTGATCAGAAGCCCAAATCAGAGCCTAAAGGCAAGGACCTGCCTGCCACATCTACAGTGGAGACAAAGAATAAGCAAAATAAAGAGGCAGCAAAAACCAGCATCCCAGCCACTGGAAAGAAAGCTAAACTAAATGCCAACGTATTTGAGTTTCAGCCGAGGCAGCTGCTTCTGATCAAACCAGGTGGCAAGTGGTTTGACCTGGAGTACACTGCAGAGGGTACCTCTAACCCACAGGATGAGTCTCAAGTCTCCCAGTACAAGGCCCTGGCTATAAAGTTGTTtgaggctgagacagggctcTACAAGAGCAAGAAGAACATGCAGAAGGGGGCCAACTCAGCCTGGATGAAAAATGTGGTCTCCGCAGGCACACTGGCTGACAGGATGGCAGCCATGACAGTTCTGATCCAGGATGCCCCGGTACAGAGCATAGAGCATGTGGAGAACCTGGTCTCCATGGTGAAGAAGAAGGGAAGTCGCAGACAGGGGCTGATGGCTCTGGACACTCTCCGAGAGCTCTTCATGTCTGACCTGCTGCCAGTGAACCGCAAGCTCAGGACCTTCGCCCAGCATCCCTTTGACAAGCTGGAGCAGAAGGCGAGCGGGAACAAGGACGCGCGCGACCGCCGCCTCGTCCTGTGGTACTTTGAGCACCTTCTGAAGTACCACGTGGCCGAGTTCGTGGTGGCCCTGGACGAACTCGCCCACGACACGGTGGCAACCACCAAGGCTAAATCTCTGGCCACTGCCCACGAGCTGCTGCTCAACCGGCCCGAACAGGAGAGGGCCCTTCTCATCCAGGTGGTCAACAAGCTGGGAGACCCTGAGTACAAGACGGCAGCCAAGGCCTCGTACCTGCTGGAGACCCTGCTGCACAAGCACCCCAACATGAAGGCGGTGGTGTGCAGCGAGGTGGAGCGCCTCATGTTCCGGCCCAACATCAACCTGAAGGCCCAGTACTACGCCGTGTGCTTCCTCAACCAGGTGCTGCTGAGCCACGACGAGGCCGAGCTGGCCAGCAAACTCATCTCCATCTACTTCTCCTTCTTCCGAGCCTGCATTAAGAAGAAGGATGTGGAGTCCAAGATGCTGAGCGCCCTGCTGTCGGGCGTGAACAGGGCCTATCCCTACGCCAAGGCCGGGGACGAGAAGGTGAAGGAGCAGCTGGACACGCtgtttaaagtagtgcacctGGCAAAGTTCAACACTGCCGTCCAGGCTCTCATGCTGCTCTTCCAGGTGATGGACTCTCAGCAGATCGTCTCAGACCGCTACTATGTGGCTCTCTACAG GAAGCTCATGGACCCAGGTCTGACTCTGTGCTCCAGGCAGAGTATGTTCCTCAACCTGCTGTACAAGTCTCTGAAGGCAGACATCGTCCTGCGGCGGGTCAAGGGCTTTGTGAAGAGGCTGCTGCAGGTCAGCTGTGAGCAGAACCCTACATTTGCCTGCGGGGCTCTCTTCCTTGTATCAGAGGTCATGAAGGCCAAACCAGGCCTCAAGCTGCTGCTGCAGGAGTGTGGG GATGGTGAAGAGGAGAATTTCAAAGATCTTAaggaagaagaggatgatgaggagaggTTTGTAGATGCAGATAAGGTGGAGGAAGGTCAGCGTGAGATCATTCCGAAGCCCACTGCATCGTCGTGGGTACATCACCAAAACATTGATG GTGGGAAGAGTATGGATACCTACGACCCGTTACACAGGAACCCCCTGTTCTGTGGGGCTGACCACACCACGTTATGGGAGCTGCAAAGG CTCTCTGCACATTTCCACCCATCAGTGTCACTGTTCGCCAAGACAATCCTACAG GGAGAGTTCATCAACTACACAGGAGACCCTCTCCAGGACTTTACTCTCAGCAAGTTCTTGGATCGCTTCGTCTTCAGGAATCCCAAGCAACTGACGGGCAAAC AAAACACAGACGCTACAGTTATGCAGCCCAAAAAGAAGCTGACCATGAATAACATCCACAATTTACCTG TGAACTGTGAGGAGTTCCTGTCCAATAAGGAGAGTCAGATTCCTGTGGATGAGGTCTTCTTCTATCG GTTCTTCAAGAAACGAGAAGCGGAGAAGGCACTGCGTCGGCCGCGAGGAGATGGAGATAACGAGAGTGTGGAGGACGTGGACGATGATGAGTTTGAGACTCTGCTCG ATTCATACGAGGGAGACAGTTACTTCACTGACTTGCCAATTGATGAAACAGACCTGGACTTTGCAGG CAATGTTAAGACCAAATCTAAGAAGGGGAAGAAGGGTGGAGATGAGGATGAGTCGGACCTGGATGATGACTTGGATGATGATCTGGATGATGAGGAGGTGTCCCTTGGCAGTATGGACGAGGAGGACTTTGGAgatgaactggaggaggagggaggggcctTCATGGACCCTGCTGGGGAGGATGATGATAATGAGGAAG TTCCAGAACTTGATGATGGTGATTTTGCTTTTGGTG ATTCTGATGATGAGATGGAGGTTCCAAACATCACTCCAGGTTCTAAAAAGAGCAAGAGGAAGGCATCAGAGGATCTTAACTACACTGGGTCTCTAG GTTCCAAACCAGGGAAGAAACACAAAGGAAAGAAGGACACAGCCATGTTTGCATCTGCTGAAGAG TTTGGATTTATGTTGGATGAAAATGCTGGCTCAAAGTTTGACAACATCGGCATGAATGCCATGGCCAACAAAGACAAAGCAG GTGTCAGGCAGCTCAAGTGGGAGGCCCAGAGAGACGATTGGGTCCGAGGTAGAGATGTCAAGACCCTACGGAAGAAGAAGGCCATGTTTAACAAGAAGAAACAGTTTGGCAAGCCACCATTTGGCAAATCAAGGGCTGGCAGAAATACTTTCAAGAAGTAG